One window of Streptomyces sp. FIT100 genomic DNA carries:
- the zwf gene encoding glucose-6-phosphate dehydrogenase: protein MVIFGATGDLAQRKLLPGLFHLAKAGLLPARWRIVGSAPADGAPTDEEFRAHARDAVAQFGTSKPEGPVWEEFERSLSFGAADPGAPEPLLTAVREAERAVGGDPRRLFHLAVPPSAFASVVEMLGTTGLADGARLIVEKPFGTDLASARALNATVHAVFDESRIFRIDHFLGKESVDNILALRFANGFIEPVWNRDHISHVQIDVPESIGIEGRAHFFEGTGTFRDMIVTHLFQLLGFVAMEPPTSLAAQPLRDEKEKVFQSMRRLDPAHVVRGQYEGYRDEPGVDPRSDTETFVALRVELDNWRWAGVPFFLRSGKSLGQGRHVVTLGFREPPLRMFPMSVRSGQCIRNNELVIDFDDPGSIGTRFLVKEPGPAMRLCEAEMVFSYAESFNTMYALEGYERLLLDAMLGDQSLFTRSDGIERLWEVSTPLLENPPPVEPYAPGSWGPDAIDRLIAPYRWSLPDRH, encoded by the coding sequence ATCGTCATCTTCGGCGCCACCGGGGACCTCGCACAGCGCAAGCTGCTGCCGGGACTCTTCCACCTCGCCAAGGCAGGGCTGCTTCCGGCCCGTTGGCGGATCGTCGGGTCGGCGCCCGCCGACGGGGCGCCCACCGACGAGGAGTTCCGGGCGCACGCGCGGGACGCGGTGGCACAGTTCGGGACGTCGAAGCCCGAGGGGCCGGTCTGGGAGGAGTTCGAGCGGTCGCTGTCCTTCGGTGCGGCCGACCCCGGCGCCCCGGAGCCGCTCCTCACCGCCGTACGGGAGGCGGAGCGCGCGGTCGGAGGGGACCCGCGGCGGCTGTTCCATCTCGCCGTGCCACCCTCGGCGTTCGCGTCCGTCGTCGAGATGCTCGGCACGACCGGGCTCGCGGACGGCGCCCGGCTGATCGTGGAGAAGCCGTTCGGTACGGACCTCGCCTCGGCCCGCGCCCTCAACGCGACGGTCCACGCCGTCTTCGACGAGTCGCGGATCTTCCGCATCGACCACTTCCTCGGCAAGGAGTCGGTCGACAATATCCTCGCCCTCCGCTTCGCCAACGGCTTCATCGAGCCGGTCTGGAACCGCGACCACATCAGCCATGTGCAGATCGACGTGCCGGAGAGCATCGGGATCGAGGGCCGCGCCCACTTCTTCGAAGGGACCGGCACCTTCCGCGACATGATCGTGACCCATCTCTTCCAGCTCCTCGGCTTCGTGGCGATGGAACCCCCCACCAGCCTCGCGGCGCAGCCCCTGCGCGACGAGAAGGAGAAGGTCTTCCAGTCCATGCGGCGGCTGGACCCGGCGCACGTCGTCCGCGGCCAGTACGAGGGCTATCGCGACGAGCCGGGCGTCGACCCCCGCTCGGACACTGAGACGTTCGTCGCGCTGCGCGTCGAACTGGACAACTGGCGCTGGGCCGGCGTGCCGTTCTTCCTGCGCTCGGGCAAATCGCTCGGGCAGGGCCGGCATGTCGTGACGCTCGGCTTCCGGGAGCCGCCGCTGCGCATGTTCCCGATGTCCGTGCGCTCCGGTCAGTGCATCCGCAACAACGAGCTGGTGATCGACTTCGACGACCCCGGCAGCATCGGGACCCGCTTCCTGGTGAAGGAGCCCGGCCCCGCCATGCGCCTGTGCGAGGCGGAGATGGTCTTCAGCTACGCCGAGTCCTTCAACACGATGTACGCGCTGGAGGGGTACGAGCGCCTTCTCCTCGACGCGATGCTGGGCGACCAGTCCCTGTTCACCCGCTCCGACGGGATCGAACGGCTCTGGGAGGTGTCGACACCGCTGCTGGAGAACCCGCCGCCGGTCGAGCCGTACGCCCCCGGGTCCTGGGGACCCGACGCGATCGACCGGCTCATCGCGCCGTACCGCTGGAGCCTGCCGGACCGCCACTGA
- a CDS encoding HAD family phosphatase, with product MLGLPDHVRTCLFDLDGVLTRTAKVHAAAWKQMFDGCLRQWADREGTLFVPFDAVHDYDEYVDGRPREDGVRTFLASRGIELPEGTPDDPPDAETVNGLGTRKNELVLRKIRDEGVEAYEGSVAFVRAARDAGLRRAVVSSSANCRDVLIAAGIEDLFEERIDGIVAREQRLRGKPEPDTYLAAARALDTDPGHAAVFEDALAGVAAGRAGRFGIVVGVDRTGQADELRRHGADVVVSDLAELLEPR from the coding sequence ATGCTGGGGCTTCCGGATCACGTCCGCACGTGCCTGTTCGACCTCGACGGCGTTCTCACGCGTACCGCCAAGGTCCACGCGGCCGCGTGGAAGCAGATGTTCGACGGCTGTCTGCGGCAGTGGGCCGATCGCGAGGGCACGCTCTTCGTGCCCTTCGACGCCGTGCACGACTACGACGAGTACGTGGACGGCCGCCCGCGCGAGGACGGGGTCCGCACCTTCCTCGCCTCCCGCGGCATCGAACTGCCCGAAGGCACGCCCGACGACCCGCCGGACGCGGAGACCGTCAACGGCCTCGGCACCCGCAAGAACGAGCTCGTCCTGCGCAAGATCCGCGACGAGGGCGTGGAGGCGTACGAGGGCTCGGTGGCCTTTGTGCGAGCGGCCAGGGACGCCGGTCTGCGCCGCGCCGTCGTCTCGTCCAGCGCCAACTGCCGCGATGTGCTGATCGCCGCCGGGATCGAGGACCTGTTCGAGGAGCGCATCGACGGCATCGTCGCCCGCGAACAGCGGCTGCGGGGCAAACCCGAGCCCGACACCTACCTCGCCGCCGCCCGCGCCCTGGACACCGACCCCGGTCACGCCGCCGTGTTCGAGGACGCCCTGGCCGGAGTCGCGGCGGGCCGGGCGGGCCGCTTCGGCATCGTGGTCGGCGTCGACCGGACCGGGCAGGCCGACGAGCTGCGCCGGCACGGCGCGGACGTCGTCGTGAGCGACCTCGCCGAACTCCTGGAGCCCCGATGA
- a CDS encoding glycoside hydrolase family 65 protein yields MITHSSYVVEPWCLRETELSLDLLSQSESVFALSNGHIGWRGNLDEGEPHGLPGAYLNGVHELHPLPYAEAGYGYPESGQTLINVTDGKIIRLLVDDHPYDLRYGELTAHERVLDFRTGVLRRTAEWTSPAGLAVRITSERLVSFTQRAIAAIAYEVEPLSGGATVAVQSELVANEQMPHDIGDPRVAAAIDCPLLPEEDFARDTRLRLVHCTRQSAQRVGAAADHLVEGPEGTTWSAESEPDVSRLTITSTLRPGQKLRLVKFVGYGWSAERSMSALRDQVEGAVAAARSTGWDGLLAEQREFLDTFWDGADVEVEGDAQIQQAVRFSLFHVLQAAARGEERAIPAKGLTGTGYDGHSFWDVESYVLPMLTFTAPQAVGPVLRWRHATLPAARDRAHQLGLAGAAFPWRTITGAECSAYWPAGTAAFHVNADLAHAVVRYVAATGDETFERGPGLELLVHTARLWRSLGHHDAEGVFHIDGVTGPDEYSAIARDNLYTNLMARRNLVAAAEVATRYADRAEELGVDDEETAAWRDAAARMAVPYNEALGVHEQSAGFTHFQHWDFEGTSPEQYPLLLHFPYFDLYRKQVVKQADLVLAMLTCGEMFTAEEKARNFAYYEPLTVRDSSLSACVQAIMAAETGHLRLAYAYLGEAALMDLENLEHNTRDGLHIASLAGTWMALVVGLGGMRQHPGADGGPDRLGFAPRLPERLSRLKFTVLVQGRRLRVDIRASAARYTLAEGDPMHLVHHGEDVTVAAAEPVQRPIPPLPAQPEPQQPKGRDPADRAVSGLPDTGDGTGTS; encoded by the coding sequence ATGATCACCCACTCCAGCTATGTGGTCGAACCGTGGTGCCTGCGCGAGACCGAGCTCAGCCTCGACCTCCTCTCCCAGAGCGAGTCCGTCTTCGCCCTCTCCAACGGCCACATCGGCTGGCGCGGCAACCTCGACGAGGGTGAGCCGCACGGACTGCCCGGCGCCTACCTCAACGGCGTCCACGAGCTCCACCCACTGCCGTACGCAGAGGCCGGCTACGGCTATCCCGAGTCCGGCCAGACGCTGATCAACGTCACCGACGGCAAGATCATCCGACTGCTCGTCGACGACCACCCCTACGACCTGCGCTACGGCGAACTGACGGCCCACGAGCGCGTACTCGACTTCCGCACCGGCGTGCTGCGCCGCACCGCCGAGTGGACCTCCCCGGCGGGCCTCGCCGTGCGCATCACCTCCGAGCGGCTGGTGTCGTTCACCCAGCGGGCCATCGCCGCGATCGCGTACGAGGTGGAGCCGCTGAGCGGCGGCGCCACCGTGGCCGTCCAGTCCGAGCTCGTCGCCAACGAGCAGATGCCGCACGACATCGGCGACCCGCGGGTGGCGGCGGCGATCGACTGCCCGCTGCTGCCGGAGGAGGACTTCGCCCGGGACACCCGGCTGCGGCTCGTGCACTGCACCAGACAGAGCGCCCAGCGGGTGGGGGCCGCGGCCGACCACCTCGTCGAGGGCCCCGAGGGCACGACCTGGTCGGCCGAGAGCGAGCCGGACGTCAGCAGGCTCACGATCACCTCCACCCTCAGGCCCGGCCAGAAGCTGCGGCTGGTGAAGTTCGTCGGGTACGGGTGGTCCGCCGAGAGGTCGATGTCCGCCCTGCGCGACCAGGTCGAGGGCGCGGTCGCCGCCGCCCGGAGCACCGGCTGGGACGGACTGCTCGCCGAACAGCGGGAGTTCCTCGACACCTTCTGGGACGGCGCGGACGTCGAGGTCGAGGGCGACGCGCAGATCCAGCAGGCCGTGCGCTTCTCCCTCTTCCACGTGCTCCAGGCGGCGGCCCGCGGCGAGGAGCGGGCGATCCCCGCCAAGGGCCTGACCGGGACGGGCTACGACGGCCACTCGTTCTGGGACGTCGAGTCCTATGTGCTGCCCATGCTCACCTTCACCGCGCCGCAGGCCGTCGGCCCGGTGCTGCGCTGGCGCCACGCGACCCTGCCCGCCGCGCGCGACCGCGCGCACCAGCTCGGCCTCGCCGGGGCCGCGTTCCCCTGGCGGACCATCACCGGCGCGGAGTGCTCGGCGTACTGGCCGGCGGGCACGGCCGCCTTCCACGTCAACGCCGACCTCGCGCACGCCGTGGTCCGGTACGTGGCGGCCACCGGGGACGAGACGTTCGAAAGGGGTCCCGGCCTGGAACTGCTGGTGCACACCGCCCGGCTGTGGCGCTCGCTCGGCCACCACGACGCGGAGGGCGTCTTCCACATCGACGGGGTCACCGGCCCCGACGAGTACAGCGCCATCGCCCGCGACAACCTCTACACGAACCTCATGGCGCGGCGGAATCTCGTGGCCGCAGCGGAGGTGGCGACCCGCTACGCCGACCGGGCGGAGGAGCTGGGGGTCGACGACGAGGAGACCGCGGCCTGGCGCGACGCCGCCGCCCGGATGGCCGTGCCGTACAACGAGGCGCTCGGTGTGCACGAGCAGTCGGCCGGGTTCACCCATTTCCAGCACTGGGACTTCGAGGGGACCTCGCCCGAGCAGTACCCGCTGCTGCTGCACTTCCCCTACTTCGACCTCTACCGCAAGCAGGTCGTCAAACAGGCGGATCTGGTCCTCGCGATGCTGACCTGCGGGGAGATGTTCACGGCCGAGGAGAAGGCGCGGAACTTCGCCTACTACGAGCCGCTGACCGTACGGGACTCCTCGCTCTCGGCGTGCGTCCAGGCCATCATGGCCGCCGAGACCGGGCACCTCCGGCTCGCCTACGCCTACCTCGGCGAGGCGGCGCTGATGGACCTGGAGAACCTGGAGCACAACACCCGCGACGGGCTGCACATCGCCTCCCTCGCGGGCACCTGGATGGCCCTCGTCGTCGGGCTCGGCGGGATGCGCCAACACCCCGGGGCGGACGGCGGGCCCGACCGCCTCGGCTTCGCGCCCCGGCTGCCCGAGCGGCTCTCCCGCCTCAAGTTCACCGTGCTGGTGCAGGGGCGCAGGCTGCGGGTGGACATCCGGGCGTCGGCCGCCCGTTACACCCTGGCGGAGGGCGACCCGATGCACCTGGTGCACCACGGCGAAGACGTGACCGTGGCGGCGGCCGAGCCCGTGCAGCGGCCCATCCCGCCACTGCCCGCACAGCCCGAACCCCAGCAGCCCAAGGGCCGCGACCCGGCCGACCGAGCGGTGTCCGGCCTGCCGGACACCGGAGACGGCACGGGGACGAGCTGA
- the treY gene encoding malto-oligosyltrehalose synthase, with translation MTPTATYRLQLQPAFPFAAAEEAVPYLAGLGISHLHLSPVLEAVPGSGHGYDVTEHARVREELGGEEGLRALARTAREHGLGLVLDIVPNHMAAVPRCNHALWEVLREGPQSPYAHWFDIDWDAGGGRVLMPVLGGRLGEELDELSVQGRLLHYGEHTFPLREGTEGLPLPELLEAQWYRLAWWRLARTELNYRRFFTISELIGVRVEDPEVFDATHTKILELVRDGVVDGLRIDHPDGLADPEGYLRRLHEATGGCWTVVEKILTRDEHLPREWPVAGTTGYDALHRIDGLFTDPVGAEELLRSYQDFASPGGDRGGWWGATVRRAAYKVVTHELVAETEALARIAERVCAADPMLHDHAPWALRTAIRELLVRVPVYRPYRTGGEAVLTADAALRAKAAFAVPEEAAAVDVIRDLALGLGRSGEGPDRTAFRARFAQTSSALRAKSVEDTAFYRYAPLLSANEVGGDPGFPAVSPAEFHAYCARVSRDWPASGTVLSTHDTKRSADVRARISVLSQCPERWERVLTGLAWVPAPDHHLAWVAWQAAFGLGSPRPDRLGPALLKSVREAGLHTSWTEPDPDYERAVCDFVDAGPAGPPMHTLALFVGELDEHVRANALGAALVQLTMPGVPELYQGTEREYLALVDPDNRQPFRQGPPDEKTALTRAALLLRRRRPEVFGEPGTYAPLEASGPAAEHCLAFRRSGEVVTAVTRLSLRLEEAGGWADTSLALPEGWWTDLLDPTREFEGGGPVPVPLTALFADRPVALLERKPEDGPEGRAANAGR, from the coding sequence ATGACGCCCACCGCCACGTACCGGCTCCAGCTCCAGCCGGCGTTCCCCTTCGCGGCCGCCGAGGAGGCGGTGCCGTACCTCGCCGGCCTCGGGATCTCCCATCTGCACCTGTCCCCCGTGCTGGAGGCCGTGCCCGGTTCGGGACACGGGTACGACGTCACCGAGCACGCCCGCGTACGGGAGGAGCTCGGCGGCGAGGAAGGGCTGCGCGCGCTCGCCCGCACGGCGCGGGAGCACGGCCTCGGACTGGTGCTCGACATCGTCCCCAACCACATGGCCGCGGTGCCCCGCTGCAACCATGCGCTGTGGGAGGTGCTGCGCGAGGGCCCGCAGTCGCCGTACGCACACTGGTTCGACATCGACTGGGACGCGGGCGGCGGGCGGGTGCTGATGCCGGTGCTGGGCGGGCGGCTCGGGGAGGAGCTGGACGAGCTGTCCGTGCAGGGGCGGCTCCTGCACTACGGGGAACACACGTTCCCGCTGCGCGAGGGCACCGAGGGCCTGCCCCTGCCGGAGCTGCTGGAGGCGCAGTGGTACCGCCTCGCCTGGTGGCGGCTGGCCCGCACCGAGCTCAACTACCGTCGCTTCTTCACCATTTCGGAGCTGATCGGGGTGCGCGTGGAGGACCCGGAGGTCTTCGACGCCACCCACACCAAGATCCTGGAGCTGGTGCGGGACGGCGTCGTCGACGGGCTGCGGATCGACCATCCGGACGGGCTGGCCGACCCGGAGGGGTATCTGCGCCGGCTGCACGAGGCCACGGGCGGCTGCTGGACGGTGGTGGAGAAGATCCTCACCCGGGACGAGCACCTGCCCCGGGAATGGCCCGTGGCCGGAACGACCGGTTACGACGCGCTCCACCGGATCGACGGGCTCTTCACCGACCCGGTGGGCGCCGAGGAACTGCTCCGCTCCTACCAGGACTTCGCCTCGCCCGGCGGGGACCGCGGCGGCTGGTGGGGGGCGACCGTGCGGCGCGCCGCGTACAAGGTGGTGACGCACGAGCTGGTCGCGGAGACCGAGGCGCTCGCCCGGATCGCCGAACGGGTCTGCGCGGCCGACCCCATGCTGCACGACCACGCGCCGTGGGCGCTGCGCACCGCGATCCGGGAGCTGCTGGTGCGGGTCCCCGTCTACCGGCCGTACCGCACCGGCGGCGAGGCGGTCCTCACGGCGGACGCGGCGCTGCGGGCGAAGGCGGCCTTCGCCGTCCCGGAGGAGGCGGCGGCCGTCGACGTGATCCGCGATCTGGCGCTCGGGCTCGGCCGGAGCGGCGAGGGACCGGACCGGACGGCGTTCCGGGCCCGCTTCGCCCAGACGTCATCGGCGCTGCGCGCCAAGTCCGTCGAGGACACGGCCTTCTACCGCTACGCGCCGCTGCTGTCGGCGAACGAGGTGGGCGGCGACCCCGGCTTCCCGGCGGTGAGCCCGGCGGAGTTCCACGCGTACTGCGCCCGTGTCTCCCGGGACTGGCCGGCCTCGGGCACGGTGCTGTCCACGCACGACACGAAGCGCAGCGCCGACGTCCGGGCCCGGATCTCGGTCCTGTCGCAGTGCCCGGAGCGCTGGGAGCGGGTGCTGACCGGGCTCGCCTGGGTGCCCGCGCCGGATCACCATCTGGCCTGGGTGGCGTGGCAGGCGGCCTTCGGCCTCGGCAGCCCGCGCCCCGACCGGCTCGGGCCCGCGCTGCTCAAGTCCGTGCGCGAGGCGGGCCTGCACACGAGCTGGACCGAGCCGGACCCGGACTACGAGCGGGCGGTGTGCGACTTCGTGGACGCCGGTCCTGCCGGGCCGCCGATGCACACGCTGGCGCTGTTCGTCGGCGAACTCGACGAGCACGTACGGGCCAACGCGCTCGGCGCGGCGCTGGTGCAGCTGACGATGCCGGGGGTGCCGGAGCTGTACCAGGGCACGGAGCGCGAGTATCTGGCGCTCGTCGACCCGGACAACCGGCAGCCGTTCCGGCAGGGGCCGCCGGACGAGAAGACGGCCCTGACGCGGGCGGCGCTGCTGCTGCGCAGGCGGCGGCCCGAGGTGTTCGGCGAACCGGGGACGTATGCGCCGCTGGAGGCGTCGGGGCCGGCGGCTGAGCACTGTCTGGCGTTCCGCCGCTCCGGTGAGGTGGTGACGGCGGTGACCCGGCTGTCGCTGCGGCTGGAGGAGGCGGGCGGCTGGGCGGACACGTCGCTGGCGCTGCCGGAGGGCTGGTGGACCGATCTGCTCGACCCCACCCGGGAGTTCGAGGGCGGGGGCCCGGTGCCGGTGCCGCTCACGGCGCTGTTCGCCGACCGGCCGGTGGCGCTGCTGGAGCGAAAGCCGGAGGACGGACCTGAAGGCCGGGCGGCAAACGCGGGGAGGTAA
- the glgX gene encoding glycogen debranching protein GlgX, protein MQVWPGHAYPLGATYDGAGTNFAVFSEAAHRIELCLLHDDGSETAVELRETDAFVRHAYLPGVMPGQRYGFRVHGPYAPERGQRCNSAKLLLDPYARAMSGRIDWGEAVYGYHFGRPDSRNDLDSAPHTMASVVVNPYFDWGDDRPPRTDYHRTVIYEAHVKGLTMLHPALPPELRGTYAGLAHPAVISHLTELGVTALELMPVHQFVNDHRLVDAGLNNYWGYNTIGFFAPHNRYASWGDRGQQVLEFKSAVRALHQAGIEVILDVVYNHTAEGNHLGPTLSFRGLDNRSYYRLSEDRRYHTDTTGTGNSLLMRSPHVLQLIMDSLRYWVTEMHVDGFRFDLAATLARQFHEVDRLSSFFDLVQQDPVVSQVKLIAEPWDVGEGGYQVGNFPPLWTEWNGKYRDTVRDLWRGEPRTLAEFASRLTGSSDLYQDDGRRPLASVNFVTCHDGFTLRDLVSYNEKHNDANGEGNRDGESHNRSWNCGAEGDSDDGEVLELRGRQMRNFIATLMLSQGVPMLSHGDEFGRTQGGNNNAYCQDSELSWVQWPASTEEEPGSLLAFTRAMVWLRRDHQVFRRRRFFHGRPVEGTHDELSDIAWFTPEGVEMTQRDWQAAHARALTVFLNGHAISEPGPRGERISDDSFLMMFNASAEELDFAVPVNHGRQWEVVVDTARPEGVPPGQGPKVAAGERVRMVGRSLVVLRRPA, encoded by the coding sequence ATGCAGGTCTGGCCGGGACACGCGTATCCCCTCGGCGCCACGTACGACGGCGCCGGCACCAACTTCGCGGTCTTTTCGGAGGCCGCACACAGGATCGAGCTGTGTCTGCTGCACGACGACGGCTCGGAAACGGCGGTGGAGCTCCGCGAGACCGACGCGTTCGTCCGCCATGCCTATCTGCCGGGGGTGATGCCCGGTCAGCGGTACGGATTCCGGGTGCACGGCCCGTACGCGCCGGAGCGCGGGCAGCGGTGCAACTCGGCGAAGCTGCTCCTCGATCCGTACGCCCGGGCGATGAGCGGCCGTATCGACTGGGGCGAGGCGGTGTACGGCTATCACTTCGGCCGGCCGGACTCGCGCAACGACCTGGACTCGGCGCCGCACACGATGGCGTCCGTGGTCGTCAATCCGTACTTCGACTGGGGCGACGACCGTCCGCCCCGGACCGACTACCACCGCACGGTGATCTACGAGGCCCATGTGAAGGGCCTGACGATGCTGCATCCGGCGCTGCCGCCGGAGCTGCGCGGGACGTACGCGGGGCTCGCGCATCCGGCCGTCATCTCCCACCTCACGGAACTGGGCGTCACCGCGCTGGAGTTGATGCCGGTGCACCAGTTCGTCAACGACCACCGGCTGGTCGACGCGGGCCTCAACAACTACTGGGGTTACAACACCATCGGATTCTTCGCCCCGCACAACCGCTACGCCTCCTGGGGCGACCGCGGCCAGCAGGTGCTGGAGTTCAAGTCGGCCGTGCGCGCGCTGCACCAGGCGGGCATCGAGGTCATCCTCGACGTCGTCTACAACCACACGGCCGAGGGCAACCACCTCGGCCCGACCCTCTCCTTCCGGGGCCTGGACAACCGTTCGTACTACCGGCTCTCCGAGGACCGCCGCTACCACACGGACACCACGGGCACCGGCAACTCGCTCCTGATGCGCTCCCCGCACGTGCTCCAGCTGATCATGGACTCGCTGCGGTACTGGGTGACGGAGATGCATGTCGACGGCTTCCGCTTCGACCTGGCGGCGACGCTGGCCCGGCAGTTCCACGAGGTCGACCGGCTGTCGTCGTTCTTCGACCTGGTGCAGCAGGATCCGGTGGTCAGCCAGGTGAAGCTGATCGCCGAGCCGTGGGACGTCGGCGAGGGCGGCTACCAGGTGGGGAACTTCCCCCCGCTGTGGACCGAGTGGAACGGCAAGTACCGCGACACCGTACGGGACTTGTGGCGCGGCGAGCCGCGCACGCTCGCCGAGTTCGCCTCGCGGCTGACCGGCTCCTCGGACCTCTACCAGGACGACGGGCGCCGTCCGCTCGCCTCGGTCAACTTCGTGACCTGCCACGACGGCTTCACGCTGCGCGACCTCGTCTCGTACAACGAGAAGCACAACGACGCGAACGGCGAGGGCAACCGGGACGGCGAGAGCCACAACCGGTCGTGGAACTGCGGCGCCGAGGGCGACTCCGACGACGGGGAGGTGCTGGAGCTGCGGGGCCGCCAGATGCGCAACTTCATCGCGACGCTGATGCTGTCCCAGGGTGTGCCGATGCTGAGCCACGGCGACGAGTTCGGGCGCACCCAGGGGGGCAACAACAACGCCTACTGCCAGGACAGCGAGCTGTCCTGGGTGCAGTGGCCGGCGTCGACCGAGGAGGAGCCGGGTTCGCTGCTGGCGTTCACCCGGGCGATGGTGTGGCTGCGCCGCGACCACCAGGTCTTCCGGCGCAGGCGCTTCTTCCACGGCAGACCGGTGGAGGGCACCCACGACGAGCTGTCGGACATCGCGTGGTTCACCCCGGAAGGGGTCGAGATGACCCAGCGGGACTGGCAGGCGGCCCATGCCAGGGCTCTGACGGTGTTCCTGAACGGGCACGCCATCTCGGAGCCGGGGCCGCGCGGCGAGCGGATCTCGGACGACTCGTTCCTGATGATGTTCAACGCGAGCGCGGAGGAGCTCGACTTCGCGGTGCCGGTCAACCACGGCCGGCAGTGGGAGGTGGTGGTGGACACCGCACGGCCCGAGGGCGTGCCTCCGGGGCAGGGGCCGAAGGTGGCGGCGGGTGAGCGGGTGCGGATGGTCGGGCGGAGTCTGGTCGTGCTGCGCAGGCCGGCGTAG
- a CDS encoding SAV2148 family HEPN domain-containing protein — translation MSSGGLELPPGDASHEGDSGDVPPGAVSLARPVEIGAELDWSADAWSEVRTRAQRAGRAYIWLNLVEQRLRAVVAAVLRPIYEPVHGEDWVVAAAGPAGHEWVQRAVAVREVSRRKGYLLDPADDNVLSFLTLPQLRELLVQHWPCFEPYFDDRRDVELALDELEVARNVVSRNRALNEAVLAQAERASSRLLEILGSGTSVPSADRLPVDAVEDLVGDRYADVVSVHPDRVRLQRQLPAEDLFGGARRLDAIGIGLNLLVQNFSGRRLIRLAESGCRVRLLFLNPASSAVKRRERELGLRKGELSRSVEMNILHMRRVRSKLRDPGAFEIHVFDETPRFTAYLVDGDGPDGLAVVQSYLRRARGMEAPVLVLRGAGRSVVRSGLGTGQDVEHGLFQTYREEFESVWTDSRPVS, via the coding sequence GTGAGCTCGGGAGGGCTGGAGCTACCCCCCGGTGACGCGAGTCACGAGGGGGACTCCGGCGACGTCCCGCCCGGGGCGGTGTCGCTCGCCCGGCCGGTCGAGATCGGGGCGGAACTGGACTGGAGCGCGGACGCCTGGAGCGAGGTGCGTACGCGCGCGCAGCGGGCCGGACGGGCCTACATCTGGCTCAACCTCGTCGAGCAGCGCCTGCGCGCCGTCGTGGCCGCCGTGCTCAGGCCCATCTACGAACCGGTCCACGGCGAGGACTGGGTGGTCGCGGCGGCCGGACCCGCGGGCCACGAGTGGGTGCAGCGGGCCGTCGCCGTACGGGAGGTCTCGCGCCGCAAGGGCTATCTGCTGGACCCCGCCGACGACAACGTCCTCAGCTTCCTCACCCTCCCGCAGCTGCGGGAGCTGTTGGTCCAGCACTGGCCCTGCTTCGAGCCGTACTTCGACGACCGCCGCGATGTCGAACTGGCACTGGACGAGCTGGAGGTCGCGCGCAACGTGGTCTCCCGCAACCGTGCGCTGAACGAGGCCGTCCTCGCCCAGGCCGAACGGGCGTCGTCGCGGCTGCTGGAGATCCTCGGCAGCGGGACGTCGGTCCCGTCGGCGGACCGGCTGCCGGTCGACGCGGTCGAGGACCTGGTGGGGGACCGGTACGCGGACGTGGTCTCCGTGCACCCGGACCGCGTCCGGCTCCAGCGGCAGCTGCCGGCCGAGGACCTCTTCGGCGGCGCGCGGCGGCTCGACGCGATCGGCATAGGACTGAACCTGCTCGTGCAGAATTTCTCGGGCCGGCGCCTCATCCGGCTCGCCGAGAGCGGCTGCCGCGTACGGCTGCTCTTCCTCAACCCGGCGAGCAGCGCGGTCAAGCGACGCGAGCGCGAACTGGGCCTCAGGAAGGGTGAACTGAGCCGCTCGGTGGAGATGAACATCCTTCACATGCGCCGCGTCCGGTCGAAGCTGCGCGACCCCGGCGCGTTCGAGATCCACGTCTTCGACGAGACCCCGCGCTTCACGGCCTATCTGGTGGACGGCGACGGGCCCGACGGACTGGCGGTCGTGCAGTCGTACCTGCGGCGGGCGCGGGGCATGGAGGCGCCGGTGCTGGTGCTGCGCGGCGCGGGCCGTTCGGTGGTGCGATCGGGCCTGGGGACGGGCCAGGACGTGGAGCACGGGCTGTTCCAGACGTACCGGGAGGAGTTCGAGTCGGTGTGGACCGACTCGCGCCCGGTGTCCTGA
- a CDS encoding exonuclease domain-containing protein — protein sequence MTWHHEPLAGFDLETTGTDPLDARIVTAAVVVVRAGEPAERRTWLADPGIRIPAQASAIHGISTERAAAEGRPAREVVAEVAETLADHWARGIPVVAYNAAFDLTLLTAELHRHGLPPLAQAGPVIDPYTIDRAVDRYRRGKRTLEAVCTEYGVALDTAHDAASDALAAARVAIAIADRHAQVASLAPAELHDRQIHWYAEWAADFQSFLRRKGDPSATVDGTWPFRRPATVSG from the coding sequence ATGACCTGGCATCACGAACCGCTGGCCGGCTTCGATCTGGAGACGACGGGGACGGACCCGCTGGACGCCCGCATCGTGACGGCGGCGGTCGTCGTCGTGCGGGCCGGCGAGCCGGCCGAGCGGCGGACCTGGCTCGCGGACCCGGGGATCCGCATCCCCGCGCAGGCGTCCGCGATCCACGGCATCAGCACCGAACGGGCGGCGGCGGAGGGCCGCCCGGCGCGCGAGGTGGTCGCGGAGGTCGCCGAGACCCTGGCGGACCACTGGGCCCGGGGAATCCCCGTCGTCGCCTACAACGCCGCCTTCGACCTCACCCTCCTCACGGCCGAACTGCACCGCCACGGGCTGCCGCCGCTCGCCCAAGCGGGCCCCGTCATCGACCCGTACACCATCGACCGCGCCGTCGACCGCTACCGGCGCGGCAAGCGCACCCTCGAAGCGGTCTGCACCGAATACGGCGTCGCCCTCGACACCGCCCACGACGCCGCGTCCGACGCCCTCGCCGCAGCCCGCGTCGCCATCGCCATAGCCGACCGCCACGCCCAGGTGGCCTCACTCGCCCCCGCGGAGCTGCACGACCGTCAGATCCACTGGTACGCGGAGTGGGCGGCCGACTTCCAGTCCTTCCTCCGGCGCAAGGGCGACCCGTCCGCGACGGTCGACGGCACCTGGCCCTTCCGCCGTCCCGCGACGGTCTCGGGCTGA